The Acidobacteriota bacterium genome includes a region encoding these proteins:
- the acnA gene encoding aconitate hydratase AcnA has protein sequence MTNSFGAKRTMSVGGRTFRIAHLPTLEAAGLPVTRLPYALKILLENLLRREDGRIVPADDIEAVGRWEPAAEPHVEIAFMPGRVLLQDFTGVPAVADLAAMRDAIARMGSDAAKINPLQPAELVIDHSVQVDEYGSAAALLINAEREFERNEERYLFLRWGQTAFENFRVVPPATGIVHQVNLEYLARGVMTSQNGAAEPPFAYPDTLVGTDSHTTMINGLGVLGWGVGGIEAEAAMLGQPIAMLVPQVVGFRLLRRLPEGTTATDLVLRVTEMLRNHGVVGKFVEFFGPGLRELRLADRATIANMAPEYGATCGIFPIDRAAVDYLRFTGRSEAQVELVEAYCREQGLFHGPDTPEAEYSDTLELDLGTVEPSLAGPRRPQDRVRLSEVKESFLSQLPQLSTRSSGLPVLDGDGKGGAARPAAADDGEQAGVTDGSVVIAAITSCTNTSNPSVMLAAGLLAKNAVGAGLRTRPWVKTSLAPGSKVVTDYLAEAGLTPHLEELGFHTVGYGCTTCIGNSGPLPPAISAAIAEDELVAVSVLSGNRNFEGRISSEVRANYLASPPLVVAYALAGRIDVDLYNEPLASGSNGPVYLRDIWPAQADIQAALESSLRPEMFTRQYADVFAGSETWQALDVPSGQTFDWQADSTYVKQPPFFVDMPRQPEPVEDIRGARVLALLGDTVTTDHISPAGPISPDSPAAAYLRDLGVERAQFNSYGARRGNHEVMMRGTFANVRLRNHLVPGTEGGYTALLPEDEHTTIFDAATAYRERGVPQIILAGLEYGTGSSRDWAAKGPRLLGVRAVIARSYERIHRSNLVGMGIVPLEFRDGEGAEELGLTGREEYDVEGLAAGLAADFEPGLEVTVRATGENGATTFRALVRLDTPQEAEYYRHAGILQYVLRQLLDDDA, from the coding sequence ATGACGAACAGCTTCGGCGCCAAACGAACCATGAGCGTGGGAGGACGCACCTTCCGGATCGCCCACCTGCCGACACTGGAAGCCGCTGGCCTGCCGGTGACACGCCTTCCATACGCGCTCAAGATCCTCCTGGAGAATCTCCTGCGGCGAGAGGACGGGCGCATCGTGCCGGCCGACGACATCGAGGCCGTCGGACGCTGGGAGCCCGCGGCCGAACCGCATGTCGAGATCGCCTTCATGCCCGGCCGCGTGCTGCTGCAGGACTTCACCGGCGTGCCCGCGGTGGCCGACCTCGCCGCCATGCGCGACGCGATCGCGCGGATGGGCAGCGATGCGGCGAAGATCAATCCCCTGCAGCCCGCCGAACTCGTGATCGACCACTCGGTGCAGGTCGACGAGTACGGCTCCGCGGCCGCACTCCTGATCAACGCCGAGCGCGAGTTCGAGCGCAACGAGGAGCGTTATCTCTTCCTGCGCTGGGGCCAGACCGCGTTCGAGAACTTCCGCGTCGTGCCGCCGGCGACCGGCATCGTCCACCAGGTCAACCTGGAGTACCTCGCCCGCGGGGTGATGACCTCCCAGAATGGCGCCGCCGAACCGCCCTTTGCTTATCCCGACACCCTGGTCGGTACCGACTCCCACACGACGATGATCAACGGACTCGGGGTCCTGGGCTGGGGCGTGGGAGGCATCGAGGCGGAGGCGGCGATGCTCGGACAGCCGATCGCGATGCTCGTCCCCCAAGTCGTCGGCTTCCGCCTGCTCCGACGGCTGCCGGAAGGCACGACCGCGACGGACCTCGTCCTGCGGGTCACCGAGATGCTCCGCAACCACGGCGTCGTCGGCAAGTTCGTCGAGTTCTTCGGGCCCGGGCTCCGTGAACTGCGGCTGGCCGACCGGGCGACGATCGCGAACATGGCGCCCGAGTACGGCGCTACCTGCGGCATCTTCCCGATCGACCGGGCCGCGGTCGACTATCTCCGCTTCACCGGCAGAAGCGAAGCTCAGGTGGAACTCGTCGAGGCTTACTGCCGCGAACAGGGTCTGTTCCACGGACCGGATACGCCGGAAGCCGAGTACAGCGACACGCTGGAACTCGACCTGGGCACGGTCGAGCCCTCGCTGGCGGGACCGCGCAGGCCACAGGACCGGGTCCGGCTGTCCGAGGTCAAGGAGTCCTTCCTGAGCCAGTTGCCGCAACTGTCCACCCGCTCGAGCGGACTACCCGTGCTCGACGGCGACGGAAAGGGCGGAGCGGCCCGACCGGCAGCCGCGGACGACGGTGAACAAGCCGGGGTGACGGACGGCTCCGTGGTCATCGCGGCCATCACGAGTTGCACGAACACGTCGAACCCCTCCGTCATGCTGGCTGCCGGCCTGCTGGCGAAGAACGCCGTCGGCGCCGGACTGCGAACCCGGCCCTGGGTCAAGACGAGTCTGGCCCCGGGCTCCAAGGTGGTGACCGACTACCTCGCGGAAGCCGGCCTCACACCCCACCTGGAGGAATTGGGTTTCCACACCGTCGGCTACGGCTGCACGACCTGCATCGGCAACAGCGGTCCGCTGCCGCCGGCCATCTCGGCCGCCATCGCCGAGGACGAGCTCGTCGCCGTTTCCGTCCTCTCCGGCAACCGCAACTTCGAAGGCCGGATCTCGAGCGAGGTCCGGGCCAACTACCTCGCCTCGCCACCCCTGGTCGTGGCCTACGCCCTGGCCGGCCGCATCGACGTCGACCTGTACAACGAACCCCTCGCCAGCGGCTCGAACGGCCCGGTGTACCTCCGCGATATCTGGCCCGCCCAGGCGGACATCCAGGCGGCGCTCGAGAGTTCGCTGCGGCCCGAAATGTTCACGCGCCAGTACGCCGACGTCTTTGCCGGCAGCGAGACCTGGCAGGCGCTCGACGTTCCCTCCGGCCAGACGTTCGACTGGCAGGCCGATTCGACCTACGTCAAGCAGCCTCCCTTCTTCGTCGACATGCCGCGGCAGCCGGAGCCGGTCGAGGACATTCGCGGCGCCCGGGTGCTGGCCCTGCTCGGCGACACGGTGACGACCGACCACATCTCCCCCGCCGGCCCGATCAGTCCCGACAGTCCGGCCGCCGCTTACCTGCGCGACCTGGGAGTCGAGCGCGCCCAGTTCAACTCCTACGGCGCCCGGCGCGGCAACCATGAGGTCATGATGCGCGGTACGTTCGCCAACGTCCGCCTCCGCAACCACCTCGTGCCCGGCACGGAAGGCGGGTACACCGCGCTCCTCCCCGAAGACGAGCACACGACGATCTTCGACGCCGCCACCGCCTACCGCGAACGCGGTGTGCCGCAGATCATTCTGGCCGGCCTGGAGTACGGGACCGGATCCTCGCGTGACTGGGCGGCCAAGGGACCACGACTGCTCGGCGTACGCGCTGTCATCGCCAGGAGCTACGAACGGATCCACCGCAGCAACCTGGTCGGCATGGGGATCGTGCCACTGGAGTTCCGGGACGGCGAAGGCGCCGAGGAACTCGGGCTGACCGGCCGCGAGGAGTACGACGTCGAGGGGTTGGCCGCGGGTCTCGCAGCGGACTTCGAGCCCGGGCTGGAGGTCACGGTGCGAGCGACCGGCGAGAACGGAGCGACCACCTTCCGGGCCCTGGTGCGCCTCGACACCCCGCAGGAGGCCGAGTACTACCGCCACGCGGGCATCCTGCAGTACGTGCTGCGCCAGCTCCTTGACGACGACGCCTGA
- a CDS encoding YqgE/AlgH family protein gives MSGLDDLETPSLLIAMPQVLDPFFFRAVVLLAAHEEGGEGGSLGFVVNRPSQLKINEVLQELDIEWLGGSEATAFVGGPVQPEVGTVLLSLDGLTGLEADGITRIAPGVGATQNILALRTLARSAPDRMRLLLGHAGWAPGQLMQEVSRSDWLTAPVEESIVFSPDPGDAWSTALASLGIDPGTLPSWTSGDGASN, from the coding sequence ATGTCCGGACTGGATGATCTCGAGACGCCAAGTCTCCTGATCGCCATGCCCCAGGTTCTGGACCCGTTCTTCTTCCGGGCGGTCGTCCTGCTGGCGGCCCACGAGGAGGGCGGCGAGGGGGGAAGTCTCGGTTTCGTCGTCAATCGACCGAGCCAGCTCAAGATCAACGAGGTGCTCCAGGAACTCGATATCGAGTGGCTTGGCGGCTCCGAGGCGACGGCGTTCGTCGGTGGCCCGGTGCAACCGGAAGTAGGCACCGTGCTGCTGTCCCTGGATGGCTTGACCGGCCTGGAGGCGGATGGAATCACCCGGATCGCGCCGGGCGTGGGCGCCACGCAGAACATCCTCGCGCTGCGGACACTGGCGCGCAGCGCTCCGGACCGCATGCGGCTCCTGCTCGGTCACGCCGGCTGGGCGCCGGGTCAGTTGATGCAGGAGGTCAGTCGCAGCGACTGGTTGACGGCGCCGGTAGAGGAGTCGATCGTGTTCTCGCCCGATCCGGGCGACGCCTGGTCGACGGCGCTCGCCTCCCTTGGAATCGATCCGGGGACTCTGCCGAGCTGGACGTCCGGCGACGGCGCGTCAAACTGA
- the pcnB gene encoding polynucleotide adenylyltransferase PcnB yields the protein MEAPAPATVLPRSKHPIVSRRLSAGAQKVLRRLHQAGRNACLVGGSVRDLLLDRRPKDYDIVTDARPEEVRRLFRNSRIIGRRFRLVHVLFSDEVVEVSTFRGAPDPDHQRRSPGELLVTSDNTYGTPRQDAFRRDFTVNALLYRASDRAVVDYVEGLEDLDRGLIRVIGDPNLRYREDPVRMLRACEFAARLGFDLEAATLAAALEHRREIAKASPHRLIEELIQLLASGRSAAAFDWMRRSGLLPVVLPEVEEVRGSTAQTAGFSRLAEQLDERVNNDPDVPLAVLLSTSLLPRIVVGRERLEAGGKAVQRRRLQRLVDDVVDDFGTRFALSARRRVRITRALETFQRLCEPSHSPGAVHNLVRRDAFRPALELFGLLSAATGSGGKTLGFWQQVGEPAPSPASTGTTKRRRRRRRQRRARRRHL from the coding sequence ATGGAAGCGCCGGCCCCGGCCACCGTTCTGCCGCGCTCCAAGCACCCGATCGTCTCACGTCGACTCTCTGCCGGCGCCCAAAAGGTCCTCCGCCGGCTCCACCAGGCCGGCAGAAACGCCTGTCTGGTCGGCGGCAGTGTGCGGGACCTGCTTCTGGACCGGCGGCCGAAGGACTACGACATCGTCACCGACGCCCGGCCGGAGGAGGTACGCCGCCTGTTCCGCAACTCGCGGATCATCGGACGCCGCTTCCGTCTCGTCCACGTCCTGTTCAGTGACGAAGTGGTCGAAGTGTCGACGTTTCGCGGCGCGCCCGATCCCGACCATCAACGTCGTTCACCGGGTGAACTCCTGGTGACCAGCGACAACACCTACGGCACACCACGCCAGGACGCCTTCCGCCGCGACTTCACCGTCAACGCCCTGCTCTACCGGGCTTCCGACCGCGCCGTCGTCGACTATGTCGAGGGCCTCGAGGACCTCGACCGCGGCCTGATCCGCGTGATCGGCGATCCCAACCTCCGCTATCGGGAGGACCCGGTGCGCATGCTGCGGGCGTGCGAGTTCGCCGCTCGCCTGGGGTTCGACCTCGAGGCCGCCACTCTCGCCGCCGCCCTCGAGCACCGCCGGGAGATCGCCAAGGCCTCGCCGCACCGCCTGATCGAGGAGTTGATCCAACTCCTCGCCAGCGGCCGGAGCGCGGCGGCTTTCGACTGGATGCGGCGTTCGGGGTTGCTGCCGGTCGTCCTGCCCGAAGTCGAGGAAGTGCGGGGCTCGACGGCCCAGACGGCCGGCTTCTCCCGACTCGCGGAGCAACTGGACGAACGCGTCAACAACGACCCGGACGTGCCGCTCGCGGTGCTGCTTTCCACCTCGCTCCTACCACGGATCGTCGTTGGCAGGGAACGGCTCGAGGCCGGCGGGAAAGCGGTTCAGCGCCGGCGCCTGCAACGACTCGTGGATGACGTGGTGGACGACTTCGGCACCCGCTTCGCGCTCTCCGCCAGGCGGCGCGTCCGGATCACCCGTGCCCTGGAGACATTCCAGCGGCTGTGCGAACCAAGCCACAGCCCCGGAGCCGTTCACAACCTGGTCCGTCGCGATGCGTTCCGTCCCGCCCTGGAACTCTTCGGCCTGCTCTCGGCTGCCACCGGCAGCGGCGGCAAGACGCTCGGATTCTGGCAGCAGGTCGGCGAGCCGGCTCCGTCCCCGGCCTCAACCGGGACCACGAAGCGGCGCAGGCGGAGGCGAAGACAGCGCAGAGCGCGACGGCGCCACCTCTAG
- a CDS encoding type II secretion system protein translates to MNRRIMGQRGMSLLELIIVMAIIGILAAVAVPLLKNAPRRAQEAALKQNLRVMRDAIEQHYADKGHYPPSLQTLVEEEYLRAIPLDPITRTSETWVEVFAEFPALSDEDPWAETDLSPFGDPGIEDVHSGSEENSLEGTAYADW, encoded by the coding sequence ATGAATCGGAGAATCATGGGCCAGCGCGGCATGTCCCTGCTGGAGCTGATCATCGTCATGGCGATCATCGGCATCCTTGCCGCCGTCGCGGTTCCCCTGCTGAAGAACGCGCCCAGACGGGCGCAGGAGGCGGCGCTGAAGCAGAACCTCCGGGTCATGCGCGACGCCATCGAACAGCACTACGCCGACAAGGGGCACTACCCGCCGAGCCTCCAGACGCTCGTCGAGGAGGAGTACCTGCGCGCGATTCCGCTCGATCCGATCACCCGCACCAGTGAAACCTGGGTTGAGGTCTTCGCCGAGTTCCCCGCGCTCTCCGACGAGGACCCCTGGGCCGAGACCGATCTCTCACCCTTCGGCGATCCCGGTATCGAGGACGTTCACTCCGGCTCGGAGGAGAACTCGCTGGAGGGCACCGCCTATGCCGATTGGTGA
- a CDS encoding MaoC family dehydratase: MNDTPTHNEPPPGGAGRVFEDFEVGQIFRHALGRTVTEGDNVWLTMITLNPNPIHFDREYAGQTEWGRPLVNSCFTLSLVTALTVGDLSQNAVNLGWDRVRLPYPVFEGDTLYAQSEVLSVRESKSRPHQGIVGFRTVGYNQDGRPVITFDRTILVYRRGHVPAKPVRPELRA, translated from the coding sequence ATGAACGACACACCGACGCACAACGAACCGCCTCCAGGCGGAGCGGGAAGAGTCTTCGAGGATTTCGAGGTCGGCCAGATCTTCCGCCATGCCCTGGGCCGGACGGTCACCGAGGGCGACAACGTCTGGTTGACGATGATCACCCTGAATCCGAACCCGATTCACTTCGACCGCGAGTACGCGGGTCAGACGGAATGGGGGCGGCCCCTCGTCAACTCCTGCTTCACCCTGTCCCTGGTCACCGCGCTGACCGTCGGCGATCTGTCCCAGAACGCGGTCAACCTGGGTTGGGACCGGGTCCGTCTGCCGTATCCGGTATTCGAAGGCGACACGCTGTACGCCCAGAGTGAGGTGTTGTCCGTTCGCGAGTCGAAGTCGCGCCCGCACCAGGGCATCGTCGGCTTCCGTACGGTCGGCTACAACCAGGATGGCAGGCCGGTCATCACGTTCGACCGGACGATCCTTGTCTACCGCCGCGGCCACGTGCCGGCGAAGCCGGTGCGGCCGGAACTGCGCGCGTAG
- a CDS encoding radical SAM protein, with the protein MTTTPDRLRHVDPVAALPARERLKVNEIFYSIQGESTFAGRPCVLVRLTGCQMRCSWCDTEYSFYEGSWMRVEDVISEVLAFDCPLTEVTGGEPLLQPGVHPLMSALCDRGLVVLLETGGGLDISGVDPRVRRIVDLKCPASGEASNNHWPNIDALRPTDEVKLVLADRGDYEWARDTIRKHRIDRRCTVHLSPVWDALEPAELASWVLEDRLPARVSTQLHKTLWGAATRGV; encoded by the coding sequence TTGACGACGACGCCTGATCGACTGCGGCACGTCGACCCGGTCGCCGCACTGCCCGCAAGGGAGCGGCTCAAGGTCAACGAGATCTTCTACTCGATTCAGGGCGAATCGACCTTCGCCGGCCGCCCTTGCGTACTCGTGCGCCTGACCGGCTGCCAGATGCGTTGCAGTTGGTGCGATACCGAGTACAGCTTCTACGAAGGCTCCTGGATGCGGGTCGAGGACGTCATCTCCGAAGTGCTGGCATTCGACTGTCCGCTGACCGAAGTCACCGGCGGCGAACCCCTTCTCCAACCCGGCGTTCATCCGTTGATGAGCGCGCTCTGCGACCGAGGACTGGTGGTTCTGCTCGAGACCGGCGGCGGGCTGGACATCTCGGGAGTCGATCCCCGCGTCCGGCGGATCGTCGACCTGAAGTGTCCCGCCAGTGGCGAGGCGTCGAACAACCACTGGCCGAACATCGACGCGCTGCGTCCGACCGACGAGGTGAAGCTCGTGCTCGCCGACCGGGGAGACTACGAGTGGGCGCGCGACACGATCCGCAAGCACCGGATCGACCGCCGCTGCACCGTCCACCTGTCACCCGTCTGGGATGCTCTGGAACCCGCCGAGCTCGCATCCTGGGTGCTCGAAGACCGGCTTCCGGCAAGAGTTTCGACGCAGTTGCACAAGACCCTCTGGGGAGCCGCAACGCGAGGCGTGTAA
- the dut gene encoding dUTP diphosphatase produces MTVTVGIRRLPHSAGPPERASAGSAGYDLRAATDAPVRIEPGARALIPTGLILGLPAGYEAQIRPRSGLAYRRGLTVLNAPGTIDSDYRGELKLLLVNLGRSMIMVERGERLAQMVVAAVPEIAFRDDDTLGAHPVAGERNDGGFGSTGR; encoded by the coding sequence TTGACCGTCACCGTCGGCATCCGCCGGCTGCCGCACTCCGCCGGACCGCCCGAGCGCGCCTCGGCGGGAAGCGCAGGCTACGATCTGCGCGCCGCCACGGATGCCCCGGTCCGGATCGAACCCGGCGCCCGCGCACTGATTCCCACCGGTCTCATCCTCGGCCTCCCGGCCGGCTACGAGGCCCAGATCCGGCCCCGCAGTGGACTCGCCTACCGGCGCGGCCTGACCGTGCTCAACGCACCCGGTACGATCGACAGCGACTACCGCGGTGAGCTCAAACTGCTGCTCGTCAATCTGGGCCGGAGCATGATCATGGTTGAGCGCGGCGAAAGGCTGGCCCAGATGGTGGTCGCCGCGGTGCCCGAGATCGCGTTCCGTGACGACGACACGCTCGGCGCGCATCCGGTTGCCGGAGAGCGCAACGACGGCGGCTTCGGCTCCACCGGCCGCTAG
- a CDS encoding CaiB/BaiF CoA-transferase family protein, which yields MWRAPGWLLGCAAVGALDGLRVLDLSRLAPGPYCSMLLADMGADVLRVDNAMGGPVRSGDMLSRNKRSIALNLKTPGGQRILQQLAADADVFLEGNRPGVCARLGCDYATLAALNERLVYCSLTGYGQTGPMAQAAGHDVNYIALAGVLSQIGNGREPPLPPLNLVADFGGGGLMAAFGILCALFERERSGCGQYLDAAMIDGAASLMAVHFAQKGARSTPGKGLLGGGAAFYRCYECKCGGYVSVGAIEPQFFAALCEGTGVDVAHEQMDTERWPTHIDAFRRAFLTRTRDEWTEVFSRLDACVAPVLDLDEAPRHAHNAERGTFPIGPDGEIHIAPAPRLERTPGDLRRREPRMGEHTGEVLRGLGYGSEEIEGLEQNGAILRA from the coding sequence ATGTGGCGCGCGCCCGGCTGGCTGCTAGGCTGCGCCGCCGTGGGCGCCCTGGACGGACTTCGGGTTCTCGACCTGTCGCGGCTTGCGCCCGGGCCCTACTGCTCGATGCTGCTCGCGGACATGGGGGCGGACGTGCTGCGGGTCGACAATGCGATGGGCGGTCCGGTGAGGTCCGGCGACATGCTGTCCCGGAACAAGCGCAGCATCGCGCTCAACCTGAAGACACCGGGAGGCCAGCGCATCCTCCAGCAACTCGCCGCGGATGCTGATGTCTTTCTGGAAGGCAACCGGCCGGGCGTGTGTGCCCGGTTGGGATGTGACTACGCGACGCTCGCTGCGCTCAACGAGCGCTTGGTGTACTGCTCACTCACCGGCTACGGCCAGACCGGGCCGATGGCCCAGGCCGCCGGCCACGACGTGAACTACATCGCGCTCGCAGGTGTTCTGTCGCAGATCGGCAACGGCCGGGAACCGCCTCTTCCGCCTCTCAACCTGGTTGCCGACTTCGGTGGCGGAGGTCTGATGGCGGCCTTCGGCATCCTCTGCGCCCTGTTCGAGCGGGAGCGGTCCGGCTGCGGCCAGTACCTCGACGCCGCGATGATCGACGGGGCGGCGTCCCTGATGGCCGTGCACTTCGCGCAGAAGGGGGCTCGCTCGACGCCTGGCAAAGGCCTTCTCGGCGGTGGCGCCGCCTTCTACCGCTGCTACGAGTGCAAGTGCGGAGGCTACGTCTCGGTGGGCGCGATCGAACCGCAGTTCTTTGCCGCGCTGTGTGAGGGAACGGGTGTCGATGTCGCGCACGAGCAGATGGACACCGAACGCTGGCCGACTCACATCGATGCATTCCGGAGGGCCTTCCTGACCCGCACCCGGGACGAGTGGACCGAGGTCTTCAGCCGGCTCGACGCCTGTGTCGCACCGGTGCTCGACCTGGACGAGGCGCCGCGCCATGCGCACAACGCTGAGCGCGGCACGTTCCCGATTGGCCCGGATGGAGAGATCCACATCGCGCCCGCCCCGCGACTGGAGCGAACACCCGGTGACCTCCGCCGGCGCGAACCGCGGATGGGGGAACACACCGGAGAAGTCCTTCGAGGTCTCGGTTACGGCTCCGAGGAGATCGAGGGGCTCGAACAGAATGGAGCGATCCTGAGAGCATGA
- a CDS encoding citrate synthase, with protein sequence MSVAKLTLDDQEVEFPVIVGSEGEVAIQSHALRSLTGAITLDPGYGNTGSCRSAITFIDGEQGILRYRGYPIEQLAEEASFVEVCYLLIYGELPNQEELDDFRSKLRRHTLIHEDMKKFFEAYPPTAHPMAILSSMISSLATFYSEDEDVDLHVVRLIAKLPTIVAFSYKKSIGQPFVYPQNDLGYAENFLNMMFSVPCESYEPPDVLSRALNMLLILHADHEQNCSTSTVRMVGSSGASLFAAISAGIDALSGPLHGGANQQVIEMLEAIRDSGDDFSSFVDRAKDRNDPFRLMGFGHRVYKNFDPRASILKGAADQVLAQLGVDDPLLAIARNLEEVALQDDYFVARKLYPNVDFYSGIIYRAMGLPTDMFTVMFALGRLPGWLAHWKEMRGDPENRINRPRQVYTGATVREYQALADR encoded by the coding sequence ATGAGTGTGGCGAAGCTGACGTTGGACGACCAGGAGGTCGAGTTCCCAGTAATCGTCGGCTCCGAGGGCGAGGTGGCGATCCAGAGCCACGCGCTCCGGAGCCTGACCGGCGCGATCACACTGGATCCGGGCTATGGCAACACCGGATCCTGCCGCAGCGCGATCACGTTCATCGACGGTGAACAGGGGATCCTGCGCTACCGCGGCTACCCCATCGAGCAGCTCGCGGAGGAAGCGTCCTTCGTCGAGGTCTGCTACCTCCTGATCTACGGCGAGCTGCCCAACCAGGAGGAGCTCGACGACTTCCGCTCCAAGCTGCGCCGGCACACCCTGATCCACGAAGACATGAAGAAGTTCTTCGAGGCCTACCCGCCGACGGCGCACCCGATGGCGATCCTGTCCTCGATGATTTCGTCGCTCGCCACCTTCTACTCGGAGGATGAGGACGTCGACCTCCATGTGGTCCGCCTGATCGCCAAGCTGCCGACGATCGTCGCCTTCTCGTACAAGAAGTCGATCGGCCAGCCCTTCGTGTACCCGCAGAACGACCTCGGTTACGCGGAGAATTTCCTGAACATGATGTTCTCCGTTCCGTGCGAGTCCTACGAGCCGCCGGATGTGCTGTCTCGAGCGTTGAACATGCTGCTCATCCTGCACGCGGACCACGAGCAGAACTGCTCGACATCGACGGTCCGCATGGTCGGCAGCTCCGGCGCCAGCCTGTTCGCCGCCATTTCCGCCGGCATCGACGCCCTGTCCGGGCCGCTCCACGGCGGCGCCAACCAGCAGGTGATCGAGATGCTGGAAGCGATCCGCGACAGTGGCGACGACTTCAGCAGCTTCGTCGACCGCGCAAAGGACAGGAACGACCCCTTCCGCCTGATGGGCTTCGGGCACCGCGTGTACAAGAACTTCGATCCGCGCGCCAGCATCCTGAAGGGCGCCGCGGACCAGGTGCTGGCACAACTCGGCGTCGACGATCCCCTTCTCGCGATTGCGAGGAACCTCGAAGAGGTCGCGCTCCAGGACGACTACTTCGTGGCACGGAAGCTGTACCCGAACGTCGACTTCTACAGCGGCATCATCTACCGCGCGATGGGCCTGCCGACCGACATGTTCACCGTCATGTTCGCCCTGGGCCGGTTGCCTGGCTGGCTGGCGCACTGGAAGGAGATGCGCGGCGACCCGGAGAACCGGATCAACCGGCCGCGCCAGGTTTACACCGGCGCAACCGTGCGCGAGTACCAGGCGCTCGCCGACCGCTAG
- a CDS encoding type II secretion system protein, whose protein sequence is MPNGAWRRAGYTLVELVTVCTVMLTLAAVALPTAVYTNKRIKEAELRAHLRTLRNAIDEHKRYSDVGLIPIEIGTDGYPSELELLIEPVQLIGQADGEIRFMRRIPVDPMTGEADWGLRSYQDEPDDRNWGGENVYDVYSLSEGVGLNRVPYREW, encoded by the coding sequence ATGCCGAACGGCGCATGGCGAAGGGCCGGGTACACCCTGGTGGAACTGGTCACCGTGTGCACCGTGATGTTGACGCTGGCGGCCGTCGCCCTGCCGACCGCCGTCTACACGAACAAGCGGATCAAGGAGGCCGAACTCCGGGCGCACCTGCGCACGCTGCGCAACGCGATCGACGAACACAAGCGCTACAGCGACGTCGGCCTGATTCCGATCGAGATCGGGACCGACGGCTATCCGAGTGAACTCGAGCTCCTGATCGAGCCGGTTCAGTTGATCGGCCAGGCCGACGGCGAGATCCGCTTCATGCGCCGAATTCCGGTCGACCCGATGACCGGCGAGGCGGACTGGGGACTCAGGAGCTACCAGGATGAACCGGACGACAGGAACTGGGGTGGAGAGAACGTCTACGACGTCTACTCCCTCTCGGAAGGCGTCGGTCTGAACCGTGTTCCATACCGGGAGTGGTGA